The Phycisphaeraceae bacterium genome has a window encoding:
- a CDS encoding RidA family protein, translating to MPTPHQRLQELGITLPQPPKPVAAYVPAVRTGNLIYVSGQVPIRDGALAWSGPVPSAQSIEQAQQAARQCAINGLAVLAGMLDGDLGRVVRIVRVGVWVACDAGFTDQPKVANGASELLQQVFGEQGRHARAAVGSIALPLGATVEVELLAEVR from the coding sequence GTGCCCACCCCCCATCAGCGGTTGCAGGAACTTGGCATCACACTCCCCCAGCCCCCCAAGCCCGTGGCGGCCTATGTCCCGGCCGTGCGAACCGGCAACCTGATCTACGTGAGCGGCCAGGTGCCCATCCGCGACGGCGCTCTGGCGTGGTCCGGGCCCGTCCCCTCGGCCCAATCGATTGAACAGGCCCAGCAGGCCGCCCGCCAGTGCGCCATCAACGGGCTGGCGGTGCTGGCGGGCATGCTCGATGGCGATCTGGGGCGCGTGGTCCGCATCGTTCGCGTTGGGGTGTGGGTGGCCTGCGACGCCGGCTTCACCGATCAGCCCAAGGTCGCCAACGGGGCCAGCGAGCTGCTCCAGCAGGTGTTCGGCGAGCAAGGTCGGCACGCCCGGGCCGCGGTGGGGTCCATCGCCCTGCCCCTCGGCGCCACCGTGGAGGTGGAGCTGCTGGCCGAGGTTCGATAG